Genomic DNA from Salvia miltiorrhiza cultivar Shanhuang (shh) chromosome 1, IMPLAD_Smil_shh, whole genome shotgun sequence:
TACATCTTAGCAAGAGCAATCAACTTACCCTTGACCTActcttcatcttcctcatcaaGTACTCCTCCAATCCAACACCAGCATCCACTATTCTAGTATCAGACTTTATCTCCACCTTCACAACCTCTTTCATGGCTTCTCCTATTGCTTCTGCATCATCTTCCTCACAGATCCTCGCTACGATTTCAGCCCAAGTCTCGGTATGTGGGACGTTCCCATGCATCAACAACTCGATCAACACTTCACAAGCATCCTCGAGTTTACCAAGTTTACAAAAGCCTTTCACAAGCATATGTACAACGGAAAGATGTGGACGAAACTCCTTGGACACCATTACCTTAATATACATCTTGGCCTCGTCGTACATGCCCTGATTGCATAAGCCCCCAACTATATTTTGATATGATAACAGATTTGGCAAGCATCCATTTGAAGACATGTCATCAAGAACCTTACAGGCATCAGCAGCACAACCTACCTTGCAATAACCCGAGATAACTGTATTATAATGGACGATATCAGGATTGCATCCCTTCACTTTCATCCGACAGAGAAGCTTGTACGCCTCCTTCAGCTTTTTTTTCCTGCACAAGCTACTCAATAGAGAGGTGTAGCTTAAAGTGTCGGGTACAAACCCTTTATTTAGCATGTCCTCCAATAAATCGACAGCTTTATTCACCTGACTCTTCCTGCACAGTGCTTGCATTAGAATCCGATATGATTCCACATCAGGAAGAACATTACGCTTAAACATGTGATTGAACAAAGTATATGCAATGCTCAAGTCGCCGTTCAGACAAAAGGCTCGCATCATTATGTTGTAGGAATTTGTGTTGGGGGAGACTCCGTATCTGTGGGCAGCCCGGAACAGGTCAAATGCAGGGCGCAGGAAGTCACTGTTAGCAACAAGAATTTCAAGGATGCAGTTGAGGTGCTTCTGACGTGGCTTAATGTTGAATTCGAGAATTGTATAGAAAGTTTTGAGAGCTTTCTCGGGTAGGTTTGCATCACCATATATCTGGATGATGTGAGTAAAGAGAGAAGGGGAAATGGAATAATCAAGGGACTTGAGGCTTGAGATGATGGCATTCATGAGAGAGAAGTGGCGAGACCGGCCGAGTTTGAGAATAAGGGTATGATAGGTAGCATAAGAATGCCGGAAGTTGGGCTGATGTGAAGCCAAGTCAAAGATTTCCTTTGCCAGGAGTGGATCTGTTTGAGAAGCTATCAACTTTCGGATTCGAGCTGGAGAGCAAATAGAAGGTTCTGTTTTCTCCTTTGGTTCATGATCCTTTTGTCTGTCTCTATACTCTTGTTCATCTTCTTGATCACGATTAACGGGTGCTGAACAGTATGAACAAGAAACTCTTGGAATATCAGCAACATTGAAGAATGAGGAGATGCTACGTGTGTTTCTTTGCAACTGCTTCATGTAATTGAGGAAAATGGCATTCGGCATTCTGCAAATATCACATAAGGAATGCTAGCTGGTTTCTATCACTAAAGTTGATTCAGAATTAGAACCCTGAAAAGTAGAAATATGAAGCAAAGTTAGATCACAAAAACAAGACAGCAATGCCAAACTTGCAAGCTTACATTCGTGATCTCATTTAATCAACTATTCCGCTTCCAATTTGTTATCTCATAGAATGTAAGGACACCAGCATATCGCATGATGCCAAACTTGCAAGAACACATTCGTAATTCATTTTAATCAATTCTAGTGTCTCTTATTTCTAATATCTATCATTTGTTTGTTTATCAATAACAAGAAATTATCCGAGCAGATTTCACATGTACTGGTAAGGGCATCTCAGCCTATAACTGCTTCAAGATTGAGGGTGAGCTAATACTAAATAGAGCAGCTGGACATGAAAACCTTCCCATCCCGAATCTAGTTCATAATCTATCCTCAATTATCACTCATGAGCGGCCCAAACAGTTCTAATTTGCACCCCAAAACTTAAAACTCTGAGcaagatttaataaaaatacatcACTGAGGAGGctaaaaaatcacaataaacCAAATTTGTAATTAAAGATGCAGACCAGGGAGGAGGCCGAGATCTGGAGCTAGGGATCGGGCGACGCCGTCAATTGAAACCCGGACGGCGGCGGCTGAGAGAGAAGACGAGGGAGAGCATCGCCGACCGTGGCTTCACGCTGAGCGGCGCATGTGGAAGAAGTTACAGATGAAAGgttttttcaaattaatctTAAAggttttaatattaatatttaattaaatactataAAAATCTCAATCACAAATATCATGTAGTACATTATTTCATACCTAAAAAATTAGGCCTAAACATACATACAATTTGgctaaaggaaaaaaaaaacaattttccAAGATAACATATTATAGCACCTTCATATCACACAAGATTATTAccacttctttttctttttgtttaacTAACATTTAACAAAAATGACACCAAGAGAGAAAATGAGCACTTCTTAATTTCTATATATTTCAGTTTCCGGACAAAGTAAAATTTTATATTGGGCATAAGAAGAAATTAATACTCGAGACACATCTTGGGTGGAGCTAAACTTTCAATCTAGGGGgtccaattttttaaaataaaaataattattaaatttaaaaaataataaataaaaattaaaataacttagaaataaataataattattaacacaattataaataacttttaaattataaaaatacatttcGTTCATACAAAACAACTTTAAAAAATggatttttgcaaataaaatcatgaaattTGCATGATCTATTGCACAATTGttgaaattaataattaaaaataattattataatttaataggaaaaaaaaagcGGTAGTTGTTcagagaaaaaaatgagaagaCACTAATATGGTAAAATAATAGAAAgaataaaacaataataaaacttgattaaaaaaatagaaagaataaAACAACAAtaggaaataaattaaagtaaaaaatatcGAATGGCTCCACTTTCTACCAATTGTAGGGGATGCGATTTTGCATCCATGTCTCCTTTCTTCTAATCATACATACTCAACATATAAGAGCATCCATAATGGTGAGCCCCAAGTGGATGCAAATGATGGTCCTCACTACTATTGCATTTGCACCCACTTTTCACGATGAGAGAGCCCACCCTTGgctctctaatttttttttttttttatgtaaaacacGAAAATAGGGATAAAAGAGAGAGGCTTGCACCCGGAGCGCTGGGGCGCTTCAGCCCTCAGCACCGCCGGTGCGGCAACGGGAGTGGGTGCAATAAATGGGGACTCGCACTGGCTATTGAGcccccattgtggatgctctaacacCCAATGAATTTTTATGAGGATGCATCTATTTTGCAACTTTGCATTAGAGATTCTCTTATAAAAATAtacgaattatttttattatcaattgatcttaatttttataattattaattaattactcttatattttaatttttccaaATGTACATTATAGTTTAACTATAATACATAAATATTCTTTAGAGATATACATCTCTTTTTTATAATTGAATAGATATTAATATTAGAGTTAAGGTAATATTCATCAATATTGATTATTTAAAAatgtttaaatatttatttttaaataaatatcacTATGTGACCCCACTGTGAAAGTATAATTCGTCAAGTGACCAGCGTCGAGAGTCACTTGACGGTGTCGCATAGTATTATACatgtaattgaaaaaaaatatgtataaaggTAAATATAAATAGGAATGTCAATCGAACCAATTCACGGGATTTCGGGTTAGCCCTATCGGGTTACGGGTTATTCGAGTGCGGGCTAATtggattgaatttttttttggagttaGAAATTTATAAccataacaaaaattaatttcaaacttCATCTTTTTGACTGGCTTTAAGCAGTTTAGAGAATGATGTGCTCGAGAAATGAACAACACCATCAACAATTGGACGCAAACGAGGACGGGTAGATGAGATAGCCGACGATCCGTGAGgaggagaagaaagagaagggggAAGGGTTTGGTTgcggggagagagagagagagagagattgcgTGTTTCGATGATGAGAGATGAGTGATGAGGAAGAGAGAAGCCAATCGGGCCTTGCTTAATTTAAAAGATGAGCCCTAAATAAATTTGTAGAATTGGTCTTCTTATTGGGCTTACTTTCTCGTGATTTCATGAAACTTGTGCTTCACCTGCACAAATTGAATTACTACTTCATGACTTTTAACTAATTTTATCCATGATCATGAATTCACTGCTTCGCCATTTCCATCTCTTTTTATCTATTGCATATTTTAATATTGTAACAACCTCTATTACCAATTCTAAAATGCAAGAATCTTGAGACTACACACTTTTCATCATAGATTTATCCCACAGTCGATTTAGTTTGATTGGGCGTCAAGTCTTGAAATAAACAAGAATCTTGCAGCAAAATCAGATTTCCCTTAATTTTTGTGAGTTATAGTAAGACTAATAATACAAGTATAGGAGCAGCATTTGATGAGAATTTGTAGCTGTTTTTCCTTGTGTTATGCATATCCATCCTTGTTGCATACTATAAAACTTTGTGAACATCAATCAAGTGACCTGTTTTGACAAAATAGTATGCCAACAAATGCATCTCTCTTTGTAGCTAGCATTTTCGtcgaaaattaaaaagaaagaaatgtgaaatataaaaaaatgtgatTGAAACAATCTGAATGTAGTAGGGCCATATGGGGAAGAAACACTGGTATGTCAATTTATTCACATGACAAATTCACAGGGAAGCACAAATGTCTTCATACTTGGCCCCATGATCACAAGGCCATCAGATGAAAGAGTCGCAGTTCGTGGTGGTGGCCGTGCTCGTCTGCGATCTCTGCGTCGTGGGCCGCTACCACCATGCCGACTCTGAGGTCCTCGCCAGCTAGGGGTCATCGGGGACATGCTCGCTACTCCCGATTTCCACTTCTCCGTGCTGCTGGTGCAGCCCGTTGCCAGCCCGATTTTATTGCACTTgtgttggaatataagcttGCGGGCGTTACAATGAAACAGAAAGCACGAGAtgagattacaaaggaaaaactgtattgaaattacaacGCTCTGAGTAtgtactacgatcatctactcggaacgtagatcgatcatgTCTCATTTAATTctactaaattaaatgttttcggtactcgaaaaattatcaaatattggttactcacaaccaatttccaacaactTGTTTGTCTTTGACTTTGATACTAACAGAGATGATAACTTTGTTCTGCCGGCCTTCTTCAACTTGTCATACAATTATATATGCGACATCAGATTCCTAATCAATCCGCACTTGTTATTTCCTTTAGGAATACGCGCGAGCCTATACTATATTCATAGTATGCGTTGCCAcatttatattttcttctctCATGAAAATGGTCAACTGCTTCTGTAAAGAATGACGCTAGGTAGAAAGccggtataaattctttaaatttatatatcatTTACCAACAAAACTGACGCAGGTATAAATTCTTTACCTGCGCAGGTataaatatatgatatataacaCTTGATACCTGCGCAGGTATCAAGTGTTATATATCAAgtgtattaaatttaaaatgttcTATTCCTTAAATTATatgttaaaaatttatatttttaattctgaatttttttatgataaacTTACGACGGTATATTGTGCACCTAAACAACTTTTCTATTATGTATTTGCATGTTTATCATTCCCGTGGTAAGAAATACATGCCCCCCCTCCCCCACACAcacttagagagagagagagagagagagagagagagagagagagagatgggctaaaataaaaatttatttatataaggAGGGATTGATTTCATCACTACTAGGTTTGAGTTTTATAAggagcaaaaattttaattatcgAAATTCAAacattaatttagatatttgcACTGCAATTGTCCAAATATTAAATCTCAACCGCTAGATTATGAGTATATTTATGGTGTGAATCTATTCGTGGTTTATACTTAAGAGTGGTTTAATTACAACCTAACCACCATGTCTAGTTGTGTGTGTGTAGCGTGTGCTTTTAGCGAAAACTACATTTTTTGTGAGAatcattataattaatgcatccgttgtaaaaattaatatccGAAAAAAAATCCTCTGTGATTTAAACTGAGGTAATGCATTAATCTAGTAAGATAATACACCcgtcgtagatcttgatgatcaatGACTAAAAATAGCTCTCCGTTTTTGTTTTAtatagtggttcttatttgaacatatctctctctctctatatatattatatattttttcttgtgcGTTTAATATTGggaattaatttatatactcaCTCCATCTCAGTTTTTAGAatccatttgagagtgacacaagttttaataaagtggttgagGTGTTATGAGTAAAATAAGGGTCCCACCTTTTATGtgagtattaaaataattaaagtggagcaaGGGCAcatctacttttactaaaaatataaatgaatactaaaatgtgggacggccaaaacaGAAAAATTGAATACTAAAAGCTAGGACGGAGTGATTATTTATTAAGATTGACTGAAACTTTGGGATTATTCTAAATTGTATTATTATCAAAATTTGAGATAGCATACTTAAACCTTTATCCAATTGAAAGATaatgaagataaaaataattaattatgtatcTATACATTAAATATAACAGACTGAGACATGCTAAATGTAGATATCATTCGATGAATATTTACTCCAATCTGATTCCGTGTAACAATGCTAACAGCCGGCTAATTAATTATACAGTCatgctattttttttatttgtttttgataaattaacaatattaaataaagaaatttaaaggccgcgtcATAGGGGACTCGAACCTAAAACCTTTGGCCTCAGACATTAATAGCTTTAAAttcaatatatttaaatattttgtttaaaataaaaattacgaTATCGCAATTTTATTTCAtacatattgtaatttttttttacaattttttaatatttaggtTTTATCCAAAAACCTTTTCCCTTAATTATATTACCACCCACGTTAATAAGAATCAACTTATTACTAATACCATTAAcacaaatactcatgtgcaattggttgcaccgtgcaattgGATTCTAGAATGACATTACTTCATTCGGGAAATGACATTTGAACATTTctaaatgacattatttcaacatacaaatgacacttgaagatcttcaagtgtcgatcatttgtatgttgaagtagtgtcattcagaaaccagttgcacgggaGAGTGCATCTACCATTAATCACTTTGAGATAACTAACCAGTAACatttaaaatatcttattttattggtatgtgtattttgacggcttgggacacttaataaaaaacggaGGAAGTACTAGATAAATATTGATTAATGAACATTAGTTATATTTTCAAGATCAACAGATCCGATAAAAATCTAAAAgatatgatttgatttttcttaataatctggtgtttttttatataaaatcatgAAATTGTTAGAACAAATTAAAGTTGAAATTTGGAACTTTACCTTCACCATGACAATCGTTTTGGATATAATCTTGAAATTATTTTCACACCACAACATAGTTTTTCAAAGAGACGCCAATTGGGTCTAACTACTCCGGCGCAGGCATCCAAATCTGAATTCCACTTAAAATTGTTAATACAAATTATACAATCATGCATATGACATTTTCTTCCATTGCACGTTGATTTGTTGCAATTTGCAGACAGTTGACTATTTCAAACTCCCCAATCAGTCACTCGTCGCGCTCACGTCATCCGCGACAAGTCGTGGCGCCACGTGATTGGATTCCGTCTCGCACGTGGCGGGATCTGCCCGATCTGCTGATCTTGAGTCAACGGGCACGATAGCATTACGTGGCGCAGGTATCAAGTGTTATATATCAAGTCAAAGCTGACGCAGGTAGAAAGACGGAAAAAACAAAGGTCGTGCATGCCGCAAAAAAGGATGATGGGGGTTTCTTTTAAGGAGGTGCTCACTGGATCCAAAGAAGGGGAGTCAGGACCTTCGGATTTGCTTCAGTTTAAAACTTCGGATGAGGAAACACGATGGCTAGATGGAGCTTTCACGGGTTTCATCAAAAATGAGTTCTTGTGGGAAGAGATTAATGAGGAAATCAATAGTGAAAGTGCTGGCAAACTGAAAGTGACGACGATGGGAGGAAATTTGGTGTTGATTCGTAGTGTCTGCGACGCGCCAACAGAAAAAGTTTTAACGGAGATGGATGAATGGAGTGAGTTCTGGTTTCAAtggaagaggaaatggaacGTTGTGGATGTGTTTCAACAACGAGTTGTGTGGACGAGGTGGGCCGGGATTCCACTACATGCATGGAATCCTCGTTTCT
This window encodes:
- the LOC131005335 gene encoding pentatricopeptide repeat-containing protein At4g01400, mitochondrial-like — translated: MPNAIFLNYMKQLQRNTRSISSFFNVADIPRVSCSYCSAPVNRDQEDEQEYRDRQKDHEPKEKTEPSICSPARIRKLIASQTDPLLAKEIFDLASHQPNFRHSYATYHTLILKLGRSRHFSLMNAIISSLKSLDYSISPSLFTHIIQIYGDANLPEKALKTFYTILEFNIKPRQKHLNCILEILVANSDFLRPAFDLFRAAHRYGVSPNTNSYNIMMRAFCLNGDLSIAYTLFNHMFKRNVLPDVESYRILMQALCRKSQVNKAVDLLEDMLNKGFVPDTLSYTSLLSSLCRKKKLKEAYKLLCRMKVKGCNPDIVHYNTVISGYCKVGCAADACKVLDDMSSNGCLPNLLSYQNIVGGLCNQGMYDEAKMYIKVMVSKEFRPHLSVVHMLVKGFCKLGKLEDACEVLIELLMHGNVPHTETWAEIVARICEEDDAEAIGEAMKEVVKVEIKSDTRIVDAGVGLEEYLMRKMKSRSRVS